AGAAATTACCTTGCTGTTCTTTTTGAAATTGTTGCCATTTCGATAGTGTATGTTTTTCCAATAAATGATGCGCTTTTATAATAATAAGTGCCGCTGCAGCTTCAAAACCGACCCGACCTTTAATGCCAATTATCGTATCACCTACGTGAATATCCCTGCCAATTGCATATTTAGAGGCTATTACTTCTAACTTTTCAATATTTGCGACGGGATTGTCTTTTTGACCATCAATAGCCACCAATTCTCCGTTCTCAAAAGAGAGTTTTACTTTAGAGGGTTCTTTTTCTTGTAACTGACTGGGATAAGCGGTATCGGGCAATGGCTTTTCCGAAGTAAGTGTTTCCTCACCGCCAACCGAGGTCCCCCAAAGACCCTTATTTATGGAGTATTTCGCTTTTTCCCATGGGTAATCCACTCCGTTTTCTTTTAAATAGGCGATTTCCGCTTCACGCGACAATTTATTGTCACGAATAGGGGTGATAATAGTTATTTCTGGCGCAATAATCTGGAAAATCATATCAAAACGTACCTGGTCATTACCGGCACCAGTACTACCATGTGCTATATGGCTCGCACCTATTTTCTTGGCATAATTTACGATTTCAATTGCCTGTACAATTCGCTCGGCACTAACGGATAATGGGTAGGTGTTATTCTTTAGGACATTCCCGAAGATGAGGTACTTCACCACCTTTTCGTAAAATGTCTTCACGGCATCGATAGATGTATAGGAAGTGGCTCCCAATTGCAATGCTTTCTCTTCGATACTTTTAATTTCTTCCGCAGAAAAGCCACCGGTATTTACACTTACCGCATGCACTTCATATCCTTTTTCCTGTGATAAATATTTTGCGCAGTAAGAAGTATCCAAACCACCACTGTATGCTAAAACTAGTTTACTCATTTTGTTTTCTTTTTTAAGAGCAATTGCTCTTTTATGCTTTTTAGCCTTGTAAAGGCCTTACTGTTTACGTTGTCTTTTTTTGTTGCAGGTTGGGCATTTGGGTCGTGCAACATTCCTGTGCAAAGGCACATTTTTTGTTCCGTCCTGGTAAGAATATCAAAATTCTTGCAGGTTTGGCAGCCTTTCCAAAACTCGGGGTCGTCCGTTAGTTCAGAGAAGGTTACCGGCTTGTAACCCAACTCATAGTTGATTTTCATTACCGCCAAACCAGTAGTAATACCGAATATTTTGGAATCCGGAAATTTGGTTCTACTTAAATCGAAGATGCGTTGCTTAATTTTTTTCGCAAGTCCTTGACCTCTATAATCAGGATGAACGATAAGTCCGGAATTAGCAACGAATTTTTCATGACCCCATACTTCTATATAACAGAAGCCGGCAAAAGTTTCCCCGTCCAGGGCAATGACGGCATTACCGTTCTGAAGCTTTTTCTGAATATACTCCGGAGTTCGCTTTGCGATACCCGTACCGCGCACTTTGGCAGACTCTCCAATAGTATCGGAGATGATATGGGCGTATTTAAAATGTGATTCGTTAGCAACAACTAGTTTCATTGCTATTGGCTTTTAAAGGATAAAAAATAAATATGATTGTGTTTGTGCGGAAATGGACTCACCTATTTCCATAAGTTCTGTAGTACCCTTACGGGCGACGGCGAACGGGAACAAAAGAACGTACCGGAACCAAGGTCCAGTGAGAAGAAGTTATGTATGCTTTTGTTTTCATTACACTTCAAATGTACAATTAATATTGAATTATCCTAAAGCGAAGGAATAATTTTACAAAAACTTCACTTTTTGTTACGATGTGTAATGATTTCATAAATCAAATAGGCATATACCGAAAGATACTCAATGGCAAGCAACCATAAACTCTCTTTAAAATCGGTCCGGGAATAGGCAAAATAGCTCAAAACTACTACGGCGGACCATAACAAAGCGAAGCGATATGGGGTAAATATGGTCAGGGTCACCAAAAAAATCACATACCAAGGATGCACGGTTGGCGAGATAAAATAGTACAAGGTCAATATCCATAGCATGGAAGAAAGTAGGACCGTTAAGTTCTGATTCTTTCTCAGAAAAGTAAATAGGAGTACAATGGCTATCGTAAGAATTGGCGTTAGTTTACCATAAGTCTTGATCAGTTCCCATGGTTTGGCCTCAAACTGAATCGCTATTTTTTTTATGCCATTGTATAGGCCCGCATTGAATTCAAAATTAGAGAACCAGAGCCCTATGGTTTTCGAGTAATTATGTATGAATTCCGAAGAATAGAATGGCGCAAATAATACTAGGGAAGTAGCTCCTATAATCGAATAAAATAAGAGACTTTTCTTAAAATTGAAATGTTTTAAGAACAACGGTAAAAATAACAAGGGGACCAATTTTACCGATATGGAACAGGCAAGAACCACACCCGCCCATTGCCATTTGTTTACGGAAAGTAGGTACATGGCCCACACGAAGAAGAAAAGCATCGCCCCCTCAAAATGGAGGTTGCCCGTAAGCTCTATAATGACCAAGGGGTTTAAGAAATACCAAAATATAAGGTGTGGAGAGCGATTGAGATTTTTTAATAGTTTCCGCCCAAAGTAAAAAATTCCAATGTCCGCCAGTATAACAATTCCGCGTAAAGCGACTATGGAACCTAAAATACTCTTTCCACCAAGGATAGCGGCAATAGCAAAGAATAGTTGATTCAAAGGGGGGTAATTGCTGAAATGCCGAGCACTTAGACTACCCATGCCGTCATGTAGTTGCTGTGCATTGGCAATGACCAAATCCGATTGCCCGATCAGTGTATCGGGAACGTTTAAATAAGGATTTAGGAAATTACTTACCAGTTCCCCGTCCCATATAAAACGATAGAAATCTTGGGATAAATTGGGTTCCGTTAAAAGAAAGACCAATCTGGAAAGTATACCAATGATCAATAGAAACCGAAAGTTCCATTTTTCAAACTGGATGAGCTTAAAGCAGAGGAAAAACAGTGCCGCGAAGAGCGTTACTAATTTTATGAAATCTGTTCGCTCTAGATGATAGGCAAAGGTGTAATAGAATGCAATGCTTAAAAAAGCCAACACTAGCGAAACCTTGTGAAGTTTCACATATGTAATTAAGCTATTGGACATTTTTTATAGGTTGATTGTTCTGACTAATGTAGTGGTTTTTAAACGGAAAGAAAACCTATTTTATCCTCATCTTGGCGAGAAGCTCCTTTGCCATTTTAGCCGCTAAGTAGGCGGTCATGTCATTCACGTCCCTGTCCGGGTTATATTCCACGATATCGGCACCCACAACTGTAGCCTCTATATTTTGGATGAGATTAATGACTTGCCGGGAAGATAGGCCACCCGGTTCATGATGTGAAACACCCGGCGCATAGGCTGGGTCAAAACCATCCATGTCCAATGAAATATAAAGCGGATTGTCGAATTTAGGAATCTTAGTCAGGTCTAAATTTCGCATTTCGTGAATTTCAACGCCAAACTTGGTTGCCTGTTCCGCTTGGTGCGGGTTTAAGGTTCGTATGCCCACTTGAACCAAGTTTACTGCAAAACCTTTTTCCATGATACGGGCAAAAGGGCAAGCATGGGAGTAAGGATCTCCTTCATAATCGTGATATAAATCGGCATGGGCATCTATATGTAGGATATCCAGTTTGGGATAATGCTGATGAAAAGCTTTTATAATAGGGAAGGTAACGGAATGGTCTCCTCCAAAACTAAGTAGTTTAGCGCCCGATGCTAGGTGATTTTGGGTAATGTTTTCAATACCAAAATAATCATCAATTTTAAAATCCCCTTTATCCGTGACGCTTTCATTTTCAATGGAAATTCCATTTTCCGCATACAAATTCATGGAGTCGGAATACAATGCCTTACGTATGAGTGCCGGTGCTTTGGCGGGACCTTGCTGAAAGGAAGATTTTTTATCCCACTCCAGCCCTTGGATATTGATTTTGGTCATGGAATTTTAACTTGATTAATGCTCAAAAGCAAGATACTAAACGATAAGCCAGATTGGTAATTCAGGTCAACAAAAAACGGACAACAATTTCTTGTCGTCCCTCTCAACAGTATATAGTTGCGGGTAAGATTTTAAGCCCTTATCGTTAACGATTTAAAGCATACAAAATCCCAAGAACGAGATAAAGTGGAGCGGAAATGCTTGCTTTTAAGGTCTTTGTAAAAGACGCAGTTCAAGATATATCTTAACCTTTATAAGGCTTCAAAAATTCACCTTCCCATACTGATTGAGTAATAAAAAAGCCTCTTAGAGCGGCTCAAATAGTATTGTGTCTTTTAGAATTAAGGACTTGCGCAACGGTTACTTTTGTTGCCAGTAGTTTTAATCTTCACATTCTATATTTTCCACTTTCTTAAAGAACTGTTTGCCCATTTTCCCTTGAAAATTTTTAAATGTTTTTCCTCTCTTTCTCTTGAACTTTCTGTAACTACCAATTTTCAGACTGTCCTTTAGGCCATTTTCTTCGATTTTAGTTATTAAGTCCAAATACTCTTCTTTTGATATTGGAAAAACTGACGTCAGCTTATTTCTTTTGATATGATAGTAATTAGTTTGGTCATCCTCAATTTTAGGATACTTAACTGTTCTAAAATTTACTACTAATAAGCGGTTTTTGACCTCCCAATTACCATAAGAGCTAATATTTTTAAACTCCCTATTTGAGTCAATCACAAAAGTACTGTCACATCGTAGCGTTAGTGCTTTTCCAAATCGACCGTATGTAGAGAAATTAGTCCGATAAAGTCCAGTCAGTGTTTTTGGTGAACATGAAACGAAAAGGATAATTATTAGGTTTAGAATTATAGTTTTTTTCAACATCGATTATTTCAATCCATTTGCAATTTAATATGGGTGTTTTACTTATAAAAGATGTAATGAGTCAAATGGCGTGTTGAGTTAGTAAACGAATTCTTAAATTACCGCCAACAGTCTTTTATACCGTCAGTTAGGGGTTAGTATGCCTTAATTTTCGGTTTGGCGCTGGCGCTCGTAATTCCGAGTGGATTCGCCTGAGCCTGTCTTGAGTTTGTCGAAGGGTAGTCGAATCACCGTAATTTCGGTTATAAATCGATAGCCACAGCTTTTATTCATTCCACGTCTTTATCTTTTTCACCAATTGATTTATTTTCAATTTTAAATCTAGGATATCTAAATCAACTATCTCTATATGTTTTACTATTTCAGACGAAAATCTACTTTTTGCCGATGCATATTTTTTTGTGCTTACCTTGGCAATTATATCTTCTAGTTTCTTATTTGAGTCAATTCTCATTTTTTCAATTCCTAGCCAACTTTTAATTGTTTTTGAGGTTAGATAGTTCTCTATTTCTCTTCCTTTTGTAACCCAAGAATTTCTATCTCCTAATTCTTGTTTTATCCTAG
This genomic window from Maribacter sp. MJ134 contains:
- the argG gene encoding argininosuccinate synthase — encoded protein: MSKLVLAYSGGLDTSYCAKYLSQEKGYEVHAVSVNTGGFSAEEIKSIEEKALQLGATSYTSIDAVKTFYEKVVKYLIFGNVLKNNTYPLSVSAERIVQAIEIVNYAKKIGASHIAHGSTGAGNDQVRFDMIFQIIAPEITIITPIRDNKLSREAEIAYLKENGVDYPWEKAKYSINKGLWGTSVGGEETLTSEKPLPDTAYPSQLQEKEPSKVKLSFENGELVAIDGQKDNPVANIEKLEVIASKYAIGRDIHVGDTIIGIKGRVGFEAAAALIIIKAHHLLEKHTLSKWQQFQKEQQGNFYGMLLHEGNYLDPVMRNIEAFLTDTQKTVSGDVFVGLYPFQFRLHGISSAHDLMNASFGSYGEMNKGWTADEAKGFIKIQSNASKIYNYVNDNL
- a CDS encoding GNAT family N-acetyltransferase encodes the protein MKLVVANESHFKYAHIISDTIGESAKVRGTGIAKRTPEYIQKKLQNGNAVIALDGETFAGFCYIEVWGHEKFVANSGLIVHPDYRGQGLAKKIKQRIFDLSRTKFPDSKIFGITTGLAVMKINYELGYKPVTFSELTDDPEFWKGCQTCKNFDILTRTEQKMCLCTGMLHDPNAQPATKKDNVNSKAFTRLKSIKEQLLLKKKTK
- a CDS encoding mannosyltransferase, which encodes MSNSLITYVKLHKVSLVLAFLSIAFYYTFAYHLERTDFIKLVTLFAALFFLCFKLIQFEKWNFRFLLIIGILSRLVFLLTEPNLSQDFYRFIWDGELVSNFLNPYLNVPDTLIGQSDLVIANAQQLHDGMGSLSARHFSNYPPLNQLFFAIAAILGGKSILGSIVALRGIVILADIGIFYFGRKLLKNLNRSPHLIFWYFLNPLVIIELTGNLHFEGAMLFFFVWAMYLLSVNKWQWAGVVLACSISVKLVPLLFLPLFLKHFNFKKSLLFYSIIGATSLVLFAPFYSSEFIHNYSKTIGLWFSNFEFNAGLYNGIKKIAIQFEAKPWELIKTYGKLTPILTIAIVLLFTFLRKNQNLTVLLSSMLWILTLYYFISPTVHPWYVIFLVTLTIFTPYRFALLWSAVVVLSYFAYSRTDFKESLWLLAIEYLSVYAYLIYEIITHRNKK
- the speB gene encoding agmatinase, translated to MTKINIQGLEWDKKSSFQQGPAKAPALIRKALYSDSMNLYAENGISIENESVTDKGDFKIDDYFGIENITQNHLASGAKLLSFGGDHSVTFPIIKAFHQHYPKLDILHIDAHADLYHDYEGDPYSHACPFARIMEKGFAVNLVQVGIRTLNPHQAEQATKFGVEIHEMRNLDLTKIPKFDNPLYISLDMDGFDPAYAPGVSHHEPGGLSSRQVINLIQNIEATVVGADIVEYNPDRDVNDMTAYLAAKMAKELLAKMRIK